The Paenibacillus beijingensis nucleotide sequence GAAAGAAGATAATTGGAATTGTAAATTCCCGTAAACACATTATTCAGGCCGGCTGCTATATTGGAAAGGGATTTGTTGTAATTATGCTCCAGTTCGGTTTCAAAATACCACAAATTGACCCGGTACGTGATGAAGTTGATGAATTGAATCAACAGCGAAACGACAAGGAAAAAAAAGAAAAACCGGTACAGCAAGCTGCGGAAGGCGCCCCTCATCCATAAACCAGTAGTCTTCAGCATCTTGAAATCCCTACCCCCTGAAGATAAGTTAGGTTCATTATGGTTCGTCAAAGCCCCCCTGTCAATGAAAGATGTGACAATAAATGACGTAAAAAGGCTAAAAATGATACATCGTTCCGTTTTGTCCTATCGAAACGAATCGAATGAAGTCAATTTTTGTGACATGAAAACGAAAGTGTCTGTTTCGCAGCCGCATCCTTTTATCGTTTAATCGAGTTGCGGGCAATCAGCCGCGAAAGGAGATGATCGAAATATTGGATCAAACATTGGCAACGGAAAAGAAAAGTATGGGGACAATTAAACAGAAAGGAATGAGGCGTACAGGCCTGGGGGTCTATCTTAGAAAGAATTATTACTACTATATTCTTCTATTGCTTCCTATCGTCTATTTTGCCGTCTTTCGTTACGGCCCGATCATCGGAAATGTGCTTGCCTTCCGCAGGTATGTTCCCGGCGGGTCCATCTATGGTGAAAAATGGGTCGGACTCAAATACTTCAAACTGTTTCTACACGATCCCAATTTTTGGACAGCTTTCAAAAACACCTGGCTGCTCAGCTTTTATCATCTGCTGATCACGGTTCCGGTTGCGATTCTGTTTGCCCTGCTGGTCAATGAAATCAAGTCGGCCAAGCTGCGAAACGCGGTCCAGACGATCTCCTATTTTCCCAATTTCATCTCGATCGTCGTCGTCATCGGCATGATGAAGGAGCTGCTCTCGCCAACCTACGGACTCGTCAACAAGGCGCTCGGGATGATTGGCATCCATTCGATTTTCTTTATGAACGAACCCGGATGGTTCCGCACGTTGTACATCTCATCGGAAGTTTGGCAGTATACGGGTTGGAACTCGATCATTTTCTTCGCCGCGATCACGGCCATCGATCCGCAGCTGTACGAAGCCGCGGAGATGGATGGCGCAGGGCGTCTAAAGCAGATCATTCATATTACGATCCCGCAAATGATGCCTACGATCTCCATCGTGTACATCCTATCGCTCGGACAGCTGATGAACGTGGCGTTTGAAAAGGTGCTGCTCATGTACACCCCCAGCAATTCGCAGGTCAGCGACGTCGTCGAAACGTTCGTCTATCGGATGGGACTGGAAAGCAGCAATTACAGCTTTGCAACGGCGGTCGGCTTGTTCAGCGGAATATTGGGGCTGGCTATCGTCGTGATGGCGAACTACCTTTCCAAAAAGGTGACCCGCCATTCGCTGTATTAATCCGGCAGGAAAGGAGATCGCCCATGCTTTACCGAAAAACGTTTGAATATCGGTTGTTCAAAATCATCAACGTGCTGTTCATGGCTTTGGTCGTCTGCGGCGTCATGCTGCCTTTTCTTCATCTGCTCGCCGTATCGTTCAGCGATTCCGCTGCAAATACGAGCGGCAAGGTCCACTTTGTCCCGATCGGATGGAATCTGGAGGCCTACAAGCTCATTTTCCGGCATCCGAGCATCCTGAACGGCTTCTGGAACGCGATTGTGCAGACTACGGTCGGAACGCTCATCAGCCTGTTTATGATGACCATCTGCGCGTACCCGCTGTCCAAGCAGATTAAGGGGCGCAAAGTGTTCATCTGGCTGATCATGGTGACCATGTTTTTCAACGGAGGCCTCATCCCGACTTATATGCTGGTGAAAGGGCTTGGACTGCTCGACACGCTGTGGGCGATCGTGCTCCCTTCTTGTATCATGCCGTATTTTTTGATGATCATGATCAATTTCTTTCAAAGCTTTCCCGACAATATCGAGGAATCGGCGTTAATCGACGGTTTGAATCCGATTCAAATATTGTTTCTGATCGTCCTGCCGCTGTCGAAAGCGATCCTTGCCGCCATGAGTCTGTTTCTGGTCGTCATGTTCTGGAATAACTGGTTCAATTCTTTGATTTATTTAAACACTCCCGAAAAGTATCCGATCATGCTGATCGTCCGGAACATTCTGGAGGGCGCCAATATGGTGAACTCGCCTTTGCAGGGCGGGGCGATGAAAAATCTGTCCACGGCTTCGCTGCAAGCCGCAGCCATCATGGCGACAACGCTGCCGATTTTTTGCACCATTCCATTTG carries:
- a CDS encoding ABC transporter permease, producing the protein MDQTLATEKKSMGTIKQKGMRRTGLGVYLRKNYYYYILLLLPIVYFAVFRYGPIIGNVLAFRRYVPGGSIYGEKWVGLKYFKLFLHDPNFWTAFKNTWLLSFYHLLITVPVAILFALLVNEIKSAKLRNAVQTISYFPNFISIVVVIGMMKELLSPTYGLVNKALGMIGIHSIFFMNEPGWFRTLYISSEVWQYTGWNSIIFFAAITAIDPQLYEAAEMDGAGRLKQIIHITIPQMMPTISIVYILSLGQLMNVAFEKVLLMYTPSNSQVSDVVETFVYRMGLESSNYSFATAVGLFSGILGLAIVVMANYLSKKVTRHSLY
- a CDS encoding carbohydrate ABC transporter permease; translated protein: MLYRKTFEYRLFKIINVLFMALVVCGVMLPFLHLLAVSFSDSAANTSGKVHFVPIGWNLEAYKLIFRHPSILNGFWNAIVQTTVGTLISLFMMTICAYPLSKQIKGRKVFIWLIMVTMFFNGGLIPTYMLVKGLGLLDTLWAIVLPSCIMPYFLMIMINFFQSFPDNIEESALIDGLNPIQILFLIVLPLSKAILAAMSLFLVVMFWNNWFNSLIYLNTPEKYPIMLIVRNILEGANMVNSPLQGGAMKNLSTASLQAAAIMATTLPIFCTIPFVQKHFAKGVLLGAVKG